The following are from one region of the Petrotoga mobilis SJ95 genome:
- a CDS encoding ABC transporter permease: MEFFEYISSSSSIIIREFLNHLKIIGLSLPFSIGIGVPTGIFISRHPKAANIVIYIASILMTIPSLALFGIMVVILSPFGAGLGVTPAVIALIIYSLLPIIRNTLTAIQALDPQMIEAAKGMGMTESQILFKIRLPLSIPTIMSGVRNAVVMGVGVATLGYFVASGGLGYFIFAGLSRSRYPMVITGVILVSILGVLANYLLLKFEDLITPKGLKIKE, encoded by the coding sequence GTGGAATTCTTCGAATATATTTCTAGTAGTTCAAGTATCATAATTAGAGAGTTTCTAAATCATTTGAAAATCATAGGTTTATCTTTACCTTTTTCCATAGGTATAGGAGTACCTACAGGAATTTTTATATCAAGGCATCCTAAAGCCGCAAACATAGTTATCTACATTGCCAGTATTCTGATGACTATCCCAAGTTTGGCCCTTTTTGGGATTATGGTTGTAATTTTGTCTCCTTTTGGAGCTGGCTTAGGGGTTACACCTGCCGTGATTGCTCTGATTATATACTCTTTACTTCCAATTATAAGAAATACATTAACAGCTATTCAAGCCCTAGACCCACAAATGATAGAGGCTGCTAAAGGAATGGGAATGACCGAATCTCAAATATTATTCAAGATCCGTTTACCTTTATCGATCCCTACTATAATGTCTGGGGTAAGAAATGCTGTAGTAATGGGAGTCGGCGTTGCTACTTTAGGATATTTTGTTGCTTCAGGAGGATTAGGATACTTTATTTTTGCTGGGTTAAGCAGGTCACGGTATCCAATGGTAATAACAGGGGTAATATTGGTCTCAATTTTGGGTGTTTTAGCTAATTATCTTTTACTAAAATTTGAGGATTTAATTACTCCAAAGGGTCTTAAAATTAAAGAATAA
- a CDS encoding betaine/proline/choline family ABC transporter ATP-binding protein (Members of the family are the ATP-binding subunit of ABC transporters for substrates such as betaine, L-proline or other amino acids, choline, carnitine, etc. The substrate specificity is best determined from the substrate-binding subunit, rather than this subunit, as it interacts with the permease subunit and not with substrate directly.): MAIKLVDLTKKYGDFTAVNNLNIEFEDNKLTILIGPSGCGKTTTLKMINRLIERTSGDILFDGKSIDDINPIQLRRSIGYVIQEIGLFPHMTVFDNIAVVPRLLKWTEEKIKKRVYDLLDLVNLDPDVNAYKFPAQLSGGQRQRVGVARGLAADPDILLMDEPFGAIDPINRETLQDAFLEIQEKIKKTIIFVTHDIREAIKLGDKIAIFKDGELVQYDDTQNIVQNPKNDFVKDILGEDSQFKALEFVKVSEGLYKDIQVFKIDEDLSKIKNTVQSNYPITIFVDKNNNYKGFIETKRVNRINDSSKLKSSLKKDHVTEKSSLYEALNKILSSSSTNIPVVTDKQKVIGVINLKAIFEQMSNKAEV; the protein is encoded by the coding sequence ATGGCAATAAAATTAGTTGATCTCACAAAAAAGTATGGTGATTTTACCGCCGTTAATAATTTAAATATCGAATTTGAAGACAATAAATTAACTATTCTAATAGGTCCGTCTGGATGTGGAAAAACAACTACCTTAAAGATGATCAATCGTTTGATTGAAAGAACATCAGGCGATATCCTCTTCGATGGAAAATCGATTGACGATATAAATCCCATACAATTAAGAAGAAGTATAGGCTACGTTATACAAGAAATTGGATTATTCCCTCATATGACTGTATTCGATAACATCGCTGTAGTTCCAAGGCTTTTGAAATGGACTGAAGAAAAAATAAAAAAGCGGGTATACGATCTATTAGATTTAGTAAATCTTGATCCAGACGTTAACGCTTATAAGTTTCCAGCACAACTATCTGGAGGTCAAAGACAGAGAGTGGGAGTAGCAAGGGGACTTGCAGCTGATCCTGACATATTGCTCATGGATGAACCATTTGGTGCGATTGATCCTATAAATAGAGAAACATTACAAGATGCATTTCTTGAAATTCAAGAAAAGATCAAAAAGACTATTATATTTGTCACACATGACATAAGGGAAGCTATTAAATTGGGTGATAAAATTGCGATCTTCAAAGACGGTGAATTAGTACAGTACGATGATACACAAAATATTGTTCAAAACCCGAAAAACGATTTTGTTAAGGACATATTGGGGGAAGATAGCCAATTCAAAGCTTTGGAATTTGTTAAGGTTAGCGAAGGATTGTATAAAGACATTCAAGTCTTTAAAATTGATGAGGATCTTTCAAAGATTAAAAATACAGTACAGAGTAATTATCCTATCACCATTTTTGTTGATAAAAATAACAACTATAAAGGGTTTATAGAAACTAAAAGAGTGAATAGAATTAATGATTCATCTAAATTGAAAAGTTCTTTGAAAAAAGATCACGTTACGGAAAAATCAAGCCTTTATGAAGCATTAAACAAAATACTAAGTTCTTCAAGTACAAATATCCCTGTGGTTACAGATAAGCAAAAGGTAATAGGAGTGATCAACTTAAAAGCTATATTTGAACAAATGTCAAATAAAGCAGAGGTTTGA
- a CDS encoding ABC transporter permease translates to MEFFTYVAENLGYMGIKTMEHLYLFASSWAIAIVVGMAIGIYVTRPGKEKSGRIALSITGIAQAVPSIAVIALVFLFMGIGPAPAIFALFLYSIVPITFNTASGLFGIDKGMKEAARGMGMTKREILWKVEIPNAIPTIFSGIRNAAIINLGTATIASAIGAGGLGELIFIGLGTFKFEMILAGAIPVSIMAVLIDFILALIQNKMTSEGIKLQNE, encoded by the coding sequence ATGGAATTTTTTACATACGTTGCTGAAAATCTTGGTTATATGGGAATAAAGACTATGGAACATCTTTATTTGTTTGCATCTTCTTGGGCAATTGCCATAGTTGTGGGAATGGCGATAGGAATCTATGTTACCCGCCCCGGGAAAGAGAAGAGTGGAAGAATAGCACTTTCAATCACAGGAATAGCCCAGGCGGTCCCAAGTATTGCCGTCATAGCTCTGGTTTTTTTATTCATGGGAATAGGCCCAGCCCCGGCGATCTTTGCCCTGTTTTTATACAGCATAGTTCCTATAACTTTTAACACGGCATCTGGACTTTTCGGCATTGATAAAGGTATGAAAGAAGCAGCAAGAGGAATGGGAATGACTAAAAGGGAAATCCTGTGGAAAGTAGAAATCCCAAACGCGATACCTACTATTTTTTCAGGAATAAGAAATGCAGCCATAATAAATTTAGGAACAGCTACAATCGCGTCAGCCATAGGTGCTGGAGGATTGGGAGAATTAATTTTTATAGGTCTTGGGACCTTTAAATTCGAGATGATATTAGCTGGAGCTATTCCAGTTTCAATAATGGCCGTTTTAATTGATTTCATACTCGCTTTAATACAAAACAAAATGACTTCGGAAGGTATTAAATTACAAAATGAATAA